Proteins encoded within one genomic window of Flavobacterium gilvum:
- the gldJ gene encoding gliding motility lipoprotein GldJ, with protein MKVNKTIPLQIILALTLVLGLASCSKKTKTESTSRGTGWNVNSSKGGFTKGIAHKTQETGPGLVFIEGGTFTRGLVQDDVMRDWNNIPNQQHVMSFYMDETEVTNLMYLEYLEWLKKVYPPTEENYKNIYEGASPDTLVWRNRLGYNETMTNNYLRHPAYANYPVVGVNWVQAVEFSKWRTDRVNEAVLEKNGYLKKNAKTLDVSADNNFNTETYLAAPTLTYGGNEEILLHGKGASKKAPRPDKNGNVVEEKNVYAQRSSGILLPEYRLPTESEWEYAAAADVGQREYNIYKGQKKYPWSGSYTRSGKRSNKGFQLANFKQGNGDYGGIAGWSDDGADITNAVKSYPANDFGLYDMAGNVAEWVADVYRPIVDVETNDFNYFRGNVYTKNKIGKDGKIEVINNKNVAYDTLSNGKLVPIALPGEIAQVPVDDNETYLRQNFSTSNNINYRDGDKQSSKYYKFASSDADKTSDKEIMYNAPKHNVRIDSLGNLERKYDKSNKRTTLINDAVRVYKGGSWRDRAYWLDPAQRRFFPQDMATDYIGFRCAMSRVGSKSNTKKSPRN; from the coding sequence ATGAAAGTAAACAAAACTATTCCCCTCCAGATAATACTAGCCCTCACATTAGTATTAGGATTAGCTAGTTGTAGCAAAAAAACTAAAACCGAAAGTACTTCGAGAGGTACCGGTTGGAATGTAAACAGTTCTAAAGGTGGTTTTACCAAAGGAATTGCTCATAAGACACAGGAAACAGGACCAGGTTTGGTATTTATAGAAGGAGGAACTTTTACAAGAGGATTAGTTCAGGATGACGTAATGCGTGATTGGAATAATATTCCAAATCAGCAGCACGTTATGTCTTTTTATATGGACGAAACTGAAGTTACGAACTTAATGTACCTTGAATATCTTGAATGGTTGAAAAAGGTATATCCACCAACAGAAGAAAATTATAAAAACATTTATGAAGGAGCTTCTCCTGATACACTTGTTTGGAGAAATAGATTAGGTTATAATGAAACAATGACCAATAACTATTTAAGACATCCAGCTTATGCAAACTATCCTGTTGTTGGGGTAAATTGGGTACAGGCTGTGGAGTTCAGCAAGTGGAGAACAGATCGTGTAAATGAAGCGGTTCTTGAAAAAAATGGTTATTTGAAGAAAAACGCTAAAACATTGGATGTTTCTGCAGATAATAACTTTAACACCGAAACTTATTTGGCTGCTCCTACATTGACTTATGGAGGAAACGAAGAAATTCTTTTGCATGGAAAAGGAGCTTCTAAAAAAGCGCCAAGACCAGATAAAAACGGTAATGTTGTAGAAGAGAAAAACGTTTATGCTCAAAGATCAAGTGGGATTTTATTGCCAGAATATAGACTTCCGACTGAATCAGAGTGGGAATATGCTGCTGCTGCTGATGTAGGTCAGAGAGAATACAATATTTACAAAGGACAAAAGAAATATCCTTGGTCAGGAAGTTACACTCGTTCTGGAAAAAGATCAAACAAAGGTTTCCAATTGGCTAACTTTAAACAGGGTAACGGAGATTACGGAGGAATTGCAGGTTGGTCTGATGACGGAGCTGATATTACAAATGCAGTAAAAAGCTATCCAGCAAATGACTTTGGATTGTATGATATGGCAGGAAACGTAGCCGAGTGGGTTGCGGATGTTTACAGACCTATTGTTGATGTTGAAACTAATGATTTTAACTATTTCAGAGGTAACGTTTACACTAAAAATAAAATCGGAAAAGACGGAAAAATTGAAGTTATTAATAATAAAAATGTTGCTTACGATACATTAAGTAATGGGAAATTAGTACCGATAGCTTTACCAGGTGAAATTGCTCAAGTTCCTGTAGATGATAATGAAACTTATTTGAGACAAAACTTCAGTACAAGTAATAATATAAACTACAGAGATGGTGATAAACAATCTAGTAAGTATTATAAATTTGCTTCTTCTGATGCTGATAAAACTTCAGACAAAGAGATTATGTATAATGCCCCAAAACACAATGTGAGAATTGACAGTTTGGGTAATTTGGAAAGAAAATATGATAAGTCTAACAAAAGAACCACTTTGATTAACGATGCAGTTCGTGTATACAAAGGAGGATCTTGGAGAGACAGAGCTTATTGGTTGGATCCTGCACAAAGAAGATTCTTCCCTCAGGATATGGCAACAGATTATATCGGATTTAGATGTGCTATGTCTAGAGTAGGTTCTAAGTCGAACACAAAAAAATCACCAAGAAATTAA